In one Bombyx mori chromosome 22, ASM3026992v2 genomic region, the following are encoded:
- the LOC101736457 gene encoding DNA polymerase epsilon subunit 4, translating to MSEEECHEDVDISDITEHSESYLENEHLKFALTEATEADNNKLEFELNSEEQVHEKKQKTEVIRSTKLPIARIKNIMKMDPDVNIVSSDAVFLVTKATEMFLETIVKETYAFTSSNKRKVISKKDLELVIDKVDCLCFLEGAMDF from the exons atgtctGAAGAAGAATGCCACGAAGATGTCGACATTTCAGATATTACAGAGCATTCGGAATCATATCTAGAAAATGAACATCTAAAATTTGCACTGACGGAGGCTACAGAAGCAGATAATAACAAACTAGAATTTGAACTAAACTCTGAGGAACAAGTACATGAGAAGAAACAGAAAACTGAAGTTATAAGATCTACAAAGCTTCCTATAGCgagaattaaaaacattatgaaAATGGACCCAGATGTAAAtattgtatctagcgatgctgTATTTTTGGTTACTAAAGCGACA GAAATGTTTCTAGAAACAATAGTGAAAGAAACTTATGCATTTACATCATCAAATAAACGGAAGGTTATATCAAAGAAAGATTTGGAACTTGTAATAGATAAAGTTGATTGTTTGTGCTTTTTAGAAGGTGCTATGGACTTCTAG